In Frondihabitans sp. PAMC 28766, a genomic segment contains:
- a CDS encoding DUF6069 family protein — protein MKFDLPGGRRQPRAWRWVLATIVAVGVSLAACAALVAVGKAVYPSTVGYQHYAFGDYGKLTIIGVVVACSAWPLMTLVSSRARAPFFLLTIIVTVVGLAPDGYILFRGQPADAVLVLVWMHLALAIVTYPALVLIAPQRQHDSTTVRDEVVA, from the coding sequence ATGAAGTTCGACCTTCCTGGGGGCCGGCGGCAACCTCGAGCCTGGCGCTGGGTTCTGGCGACCATCGTCGCCGTCGGCGTCTCGCTGGCGGCGTGCGCTGCGCTCGTCGCCGTGGGCAAGGCCGTGTATCCGTCGACCGTCGGGTATCAGCACTATGCCTTCGGCGACTACGGCAAGCTGACGATCATCGGTGTCGTGGTCGCCTGCAGCGCCTGGCCACTGATGACGCTCGTGAGCTCGCGTGCCCGGGCCCCGTTCTTCCTGCTCACGATCATCGTCACGGTCGTGGGTCTGGCCCCCGACGGTTACATCCTCTTCCGCGGGCAGCCGGCGGACGCCGTGCTCGTGCTGGTGTGGATGCATCTCGCGCTGGCGATCGTGACGTATCCGGCGCTCGTCCTCATCGCTCCCCAGCGGCAACATGATTCGACGACCGTGCGCGACGAGGTCGTCGCCTAG
- a CDS encoding KUP/HAK/KT family potassium transporter — protein MTTRALPDTDSPRTAPQRRHPVALKAVGPVLAAMGVVFGDIGTSPIYAASTTFGVGGGSSAGPSREFVLGSTATLIWSLFLVVTVLYVRFLMRADNRGEGGLLALFGLLRRSSLKARTIGVFTVVAMFGAAMFLGDSVITPAISVLSAVEGLEVVQPDFAKFVVPIALVILIGVFAIQKLGSSFIGKLYGPVMALWFVALAVAGVFSLALDPSVLQALSPTWVVAFFVDQPKVAFVALGAVVLAVTGAEALYSDLGHFGRKAITRAWLFVVFPALVLNYLGQASLALRHPQDASTSFFGLVPSWALLPMVILATLATIIASQAVISGTYSVIHQAWRLGVFPPLKVVHTSEDSEGQIYVPAINVLLAVAVLAVVIGFRSSASLASAYGIAVTTTISITTIIYLAWSWVTKKKVTVTMVVAFGILLVVLGFLTANLPKVSSGGWLPLTIGGLVFVVMATWWVGLRRIASGRRRNEVSLDELPAMLAKAKGTLFRVPGDAVFITRNPTIVPIALRTMVSTNHSLQKRAILLSYKTIDVPSTVGSPHRITVTSYPDGIVQVVAKIGFREHPRMTALLTEASKVDDGCLDDFAASRATFFISTPVPRYNRGSKMFRWAQILFLALDRLAPDPLDVIELPRDRTIVIGREIPL, from the coding sequence ATGACCACCCGCGCTCTGCCCGACACCGATTCACCCCGCACCGCACCCCAGCGTCGTCACCCGGTCGCACTCAAGGCCGTCGGCCCGGTCCTCGCCGCCATGGGCGTCGTGTTCGGCGACATCGGCACGAGCCCGATCTACGCCGCCAGCACGACGTTCGGCGTCGGTGGCGGCAGCTCGGCCGGGCCCTCCCGCGAATTCGTGCTGGGCTCGACGGCGACGCTCATCTGGTCGCTCTTCCTGGTCGTGACCGTTCTCTACGTACGCTTTCTCATGCGCGCCGACAACCGCGGTGAGGGCGGTCTCCTCGCCCTGTTCGGTCTGCTTCGGCGCAGCAGCCTGAAGGCGCGCACCATCGGCGTCTTCACCGTCGTCGCCATGTTCGGCGCCGCCATGTTCCTCGGCGACAGCGTCATCACTCCCGCGATCTCCGTGCTCTCCGCAGTGGAGGGCCTGGAGGTGGTGCAGCCGGACTTCGCCAAGTTCGTGGTGCCCATCGCCCTCGTGATCCTGATCGGCGTCTTCGCGATCCAGAAGCTCGGGTCGAGCTTCATCGGCAAGCTCTACGGCCCCGTGATGGCGCTGTGGTTCGTGGCGTTAGCTGTGGCCGGCGTGTTCTCGCTGGCCCTGGACCCGTCCGTGCTGCAGGCGCTGTCGCCCACCTGGGTCGTCGCGTTCTTCGTCGACCAGCCGAAGGTCGCCTTCGTCGCGCTCGGCGCGGTCGTGCTGGCGGTCACGGGCGCCGAGGCGCTCTACTCCGACCTCGGTCACTTCGGGCGCAAGGCGATCACCCGCGCCTGGCTCTTCGTCGTCTTCCCCGCGCTGGTGCTCAACTACCTCGGGCAGGCGTCGCTGGCGCTTCGCCACCCGCAGGATGCCAGCACCTCCTTCTTCGGCCTCGTGCCATCGTGGGCGCTGCTGCCGATGGTGATCCTGGCCACCCTGGCGACCATCATCGCGTCGCAGGCGGTCATCTCGGGCACGTACTCGGTGATCCACCAGGCGTGGCGCCTCGGCGTCTTCCCGCCCCTCAAGGTCGTGCACACCTCGGAGGACAGCGAGGGGCAGATCTACGTCCCCGCGATCAACGTGCTGCTCGCCGTCGCAGTGCTGGCGGTCGTCATCGGCTTCCGCAGCAGCGCGTCGCTGGCCTCGGCCTACGGCATCGCCGTGACGACCACGATCTCGATCACCACGATCATCTACCTGGCCTGGTCGTGGGTGACGAAGAAGAAGGTGACCGTCACGATGGTCGTGGCCTTCGGGATCCTGCTCGTCGTGCTCGGCTTCCTCACAGCCAACCTGCCGAAGGTGTCGTCGGGTGGCTGGCTGCCGCTCACGATCGGCGGGCTCGTCTTCGTCGTGATGGCGACCTGGTGGGTCGGGCTGCGCCGGATCGCCTCGGGCCGGCGACGCAACGAGGTCTCGCTCGACGAGCTGCCGGCGATGCTCGCGAAGGCGAAAGGCACTCTCTTCCGGGTGCCGGGCGACGCGGTCTTCATCACCCGCAACCCGACGATCGTGCCGATCGCGCTCCGCACCATGGTGTCGACGAACCACTCGCTGCAGAAGCGCGCCATCCTGCTCAGCTACAAGACGATCGACGTGCCGTCGACGGTCGGGTCGCCGCACCGGATCACCGTCACGTCGTATCCCGACGGGATCGTGCAGGTCGTCGCGAAGATCGGATTCCGTGAGCATCCGCGGATGACGGCACTCTTGACCGAGGCCAGCAAGGTCGACGACGGGTGCCTCGACGACTTCGCGGCGTCGCGCGCGACGTTCTTCATCTCGACGCCGGTGCCGCGCTACAACAGGGGCAGCAAGATGTTCCGCTGGGCGCAGATCCTCTTCCTCGCCCTCGATCGTCTCGCCCCCGACCCCCTCGACGTCATCGAGCTGCCCCGCGACCGCACCATCGTGATCGGCCGCGAGATCCCCCTCTAG
- the pip gene encoding prolyl aminopeptidase has protein sequence MRQLYPPLEPTRHGMLDVGDGQQVYWEECGSPDGKPVVFLHGGPGGGCNPDSRRLFDPARYRIVLFDQRGCGRSLPHAGDHATDLTANTTWHLVADMERLREHLSIDAWQIFGGSWGSTLALAYAQTHPERVTELVLRGIFTVRESEVDWLYEGGAENILPDAWEEYVAPVPADERRPGGYVDAFSRLLADPDPAVHGTAALAWARWEASTIRLLPHPEVVERFSDPDFSLAVARIENHYFTHAGWLEEGQLLRDAERIAHIPTVIVQGRYDVCTPPVTAWDLHRALPDAVFRMVDGAGHSADEPGIRDALLEATDGFAGR, from the coding sequence ATGCGCCAGCTCTACCCGCCGCTCGAACCGACCCGCCACGGCATGCTCGACGTGGGCGACGGGCAGCAGGTCTACTGGGAGGAGTGCGGGTCGCCCGACGGCAAGCCCGTCGTCTTCTTACACGGTGGCCCCGGCGGCGGCTGCAACCCCGACTCGCGGCGTCTCTTCGACCCTGCCCGCTATCGCATCGTGCTCTTCGATCAGCGGGGCTGCGGTCGGAGCCTGCCCCACGCCGGCGATCACGCCACCGACCTGACGGCGAATACGACCTGGCACCTGGTCGCCGACATGGAGAGGCTGCGCGAGCACCTGTCGATCGACGCCTGGCAGATCTTCGGCGGGTCGTGGGGCTCGACGCTGGCCCTCGCGTACGCCCAGACGCACCCCGAGCGCGTGACCGAACTCGTGCTGCGCGGCATCTTCACGGTCCGCGAGAGCGAGGTCGACTGGCTGTACGAGGGCGGAGCCGAGAACATCCTGCCAGACGCGTGGGAGGAGTACGTCGCCCCTGTTCCGGCCGACGAGCGACGCCCGGGCGGGTACGTCGATGCGTTCTCGCGGTTGCTTGCCGACCCGGATCCTGCGGTCCACGGCACTGCCGCCCTCGCGTGGGCCCGGTGGGAGGCCTCCACGATCAGACTCCTCCCTCACCCCGAGGTCGTCGAGCGGTTCAGCGACCCCGACTTCTCGCTGGCGGTGGCCCGGATCGAGAATCACTACTTCACGCACGCCGGCTGGCTCGAGGAGGGCCAGCTGCTCCGTGACGCCGAGAGGATCGCGCACATCCCGACCGTGATCGTGCAGGGCCGCTACGACGTGTGCACGCCGCCCGTCACGGCGTGGGATCTGCATCGGGCGCTGCCCGACGCCGTCTTCCGCATGGTCGACGGCGCCGGGCACTCGGCCGACGAGCCCGGGATCCGCGACGCGCTGCTCGAGGCGACGGACGGGTTCGCGGGCCGCTGA
- a CDS encoding MFS transporter has translation MTASTDTAPAVTTISRLGTLVLLAGPFLAGLDFFIVNVALPTIQKSLGASGGTLELVVAGYGTAYAVLLVLGGRLGDERGRRLMYGIGIAAFTLTSLAAGLAPSVPILLAARVLQGASSALMTPQTLATFQSVLRGPARGRAIATYAAAGGLSSVVGQLLGGVLVSTVSWRAIFLVNVPVGILALVLLRRSVPVSRSTTRVGVDVRGTVLLGLSIAGLLVPLSEGSTLGWPWWTWASLAVCVVCAALFVRWSAHAPRLGVTPLLPLALVSRARSMRRGLPVLILFFIVFGAFMFVFAIAVQDGLGLSPLAAGLAIAPVCVAYFITPFRVPGLLQRFGRRVLTVGLAVEGVGLLALVVIVRVGWHALGGAGSGASRGSTLVAAIFAVVALIIVGIGQSLGVGSLFRLVLSEVPVESAGVGGECS, from the coding sequence ATGACCGCTTCGACCGACACTGCGCCCGCTGTCACCACGATCTCCCGGCTCGGCACACTCGTGCTGCTGGCCGGGCCCTTCCTGGCCGGCCTCGACTTCTTCATCGTCAACGTGGCGCTGCCGACCATCCAGAAGTCGCTCGGCGCGTCCGGCGGCACGCTCGAGCTCGTCGTCGCCGGCTACGGCACCGCCTACGCGGTGCTACTGGTGCTCGGCGGGCGACTCGGCGACGAGCGCGGGCGTCGATTGATGTACGGCATCGGCATCGCCGCCTTCACTCTGACCTCTCTCGCGGCGGGCCTGGCGCCGTCGGTGCCGATCCTGCTGGCCGCCCGCGTGTTGCAGGGTGCGTCCTCAGCGCTGATGACCCCGCAGACCCTCGCCACGTTCCAGAGCGTTCTGCGAGGCCCGGCTCGGGGCCGCGCCATCGCCACGTACGCGGCGGCCGGCGGGCTGTCGTCGGTCGTCGGTCAGCTGCTCGGCGGGGTGCTCGTCTCGACCGTCTCGTGGCGTGCGATCTTCTTGGTCAACGTGCCCGTCGGCATCCTGGCGCTCGTGCTGCTGCGCCGCAGCGTGCCGGTGTCGCGATCGACGACCCGGGTGGGTGTGGACGTGCGCGGCACCGTGCTGCTGGGGCTCTCGATCGCGGGGCTGCTCGTGCCGCTGTCGGAGGGTTCGACGCTCGGCTGGCCCTGGTGGACGTGGGCGTCGCTGGCCGTGTGCGTCGTCTGCGCGGCGCTCTTCGTGCGGTGGTCGGCCCACGCGCCGAGGCTAGGCGTGACGCCGTTGCTGCCCCTCGCTCTCGTCTCTCGGGCGCGATCGATGCGACGGGGCCTGCCCGTGCTGATCCTGTTCTTCATCGTGTTCGGCGCCTTCATGTTCGTCTTCGCCATCGCCGTGCAAGACGGGCTCGGGCTGTCTCCGCTCGCAGCCGGGCTCGCCATCGCGCCGGTGTGCGTGGCGTACTTCATCACCCCCTTCCGGGTGCCGGGGCTGCTGCAGCGGTTCGGGCGGCGGGTGCTGACAGTCGGGCTCGCCGTCGAGGGCGTCGGTCTACTGGCACTCGTCGTCATCGTCCGCGTCGGCTGGCACGCGCTGGGTGGCGCAGGATCGGGCGCCTCACGCGGCTCGACCCTCGTCGCTGCGATCTTCGCCGTCGTCGCCCTGATCATCGTCGGCATCGGCCAGTCGCTGGGTGTCGGCTCGCTCTTCCGGCTCGTGCTCTCCGAGGTGCCCGTCGAGTCGGCGGGGGTCGGCGGGGAGTGCTCGTGA
- a CDS encoding helix-turn-helix transcriptional regulator has translation MTTGYQKPVDTGSETTSLSSADDRPTRRTELAEFLRDRRARVTPELVGLPAGGRRRTPGLRREEVAQLAGVGVTWYTWLEQGRDIRVSDQVLEAVSRILRLDRDERAYLFALAGSAAPASVHEHAVDPATLRVLDAVMPWPACVQNAKFDLLVYNTAYARLVGDLDRVPEAERNTLWLMFTDPEWRAALVGWESFAGQAVARFRSRWPAHSSDPSWQGLLSRLLAASVDFARMWDRQEVTEFTQEHKPILNGAVGLMRFDLSITWLTPSAGARLVVYTPADADTQAKVQALAS, from the coding sequence ATGACAACCGGGTACCAGAAGCCTGTTGATACTGGTAGTGAGACCACCAGCCTGAGCTCTGCTGACGACCGGCCGACGCGGCGCACCGAGCTCGCCGAGTTCCTCCGCGATCGCCGCGCCCGGGTCACACCCGAGCTCGTCGGGCTGCCCGCGGGCGGGCGGCGCCGCACGCCGGGCCTGCGGCGGGAGGAGGTCGCGCAACTCGCCGGCGTGGGGGTGACCTGGTACACGTGGCTCGAGCAGGGTCGCGACATCAGAGTCTCCGACCAGGTGCTCGAGGCGGTGTCTCGCATCCTGCGCCTCGATCGTGACGAGCGCGCCTACCTCTTCGCCCTGGCCGGATCGGCCGCCCCCGCGTCCGTGCACGAGCACGCCGTCGACCCGGCCACCCTGCGGGTGCTCGACGCCGTGATGCCGTGGCCGGCCTGCGTGCAGAACGCCAAATTCGATCTGCTCGTCTACAACACGGCCTACGCGCGCCTGGTCGGCGACCTGGATCGGGTGCCCGAGGCCGAGCGCAACACCCTGTGGCTCATGTTCACCGACCCCGAATGGAGGGCCGCGCTCGTCGGGTGGGAGAGCTTCGCCGGCCAGGCGGTCGCGCGGTTCCGGTCGAGATGGCCGGCCCACTCGAGCGACCCGTCGTGGCAGGGCCTGCTGTCGCGTCTGCTCGCGGCGTCCGTCGACTTCGCCCGGATGTGGGATCGCCAGGAGGTGACCGAGTTCACCCAGGAGCACAAGCCGATCCTCAACGGGGCCGTCGGCCTCATGCGGTTCGACCTCTCGATCACCTGGCTCACCCCGTCGGCCGGCGCGCGGCTCGTCGTCTACACACCCGCCGACGCCGACACGCAGGCCAAGGTGCAGGCGCTCGCGTCCTAG
- a CDS encoding ABC transporter permease, translating to MFFTYLRREIGNRKKQTLIIALGMALAITLVVIVNGFAAGVKTAQTTALSSVYGVGTDITVTKTVAAGTGGGQRFAFGSGGGSTSTSGGTSKTNLSKNNLSATMGTATYASSELATVQKVSGVKAATATLNLTDSSFSGSVQSAPSSGSGPSSSSGTSTSQGAGSAPTGSGSTSSGSSTSTGQGPSSFSVDSFTVTGISTASTTVGPMSATTLTSGRYLTSADDGKDVVVLDSTYAKTNSLTLGKTVTIGSTKFTVVGLVKSTSSSSSTAADSYIPLDTAQTVSGLTGKISTIDVTATSSNDVADVKSGIEKVFSGATVSTEADLASTISGSLSTVSNLVSKLGTWLSLLVLVAAFAIAILFTISGVSRRTREFGTLKAIGWSNGRIVRQVAGESLVNGLIGGVIGAVVGVVGILVINVIAPTLSAGTATASRSTGGPGGAGGTGGPGGALSSAASTASSIALHIPLTAGIILLAVGLAILGGLIAGAFGGWRASRLRPAAALRSVA from the coding sequence TTGTTCTTCACCTACCTGCGGCGAGAAATCGGCAACCGCAAAAAACAGACGCTCATCATCGCGCTCGGCATGGCACTCGCCATCACCCTGGTCGTGATCGTCAACGGCTTCGCGGCCGGTGTCAAGACGGCCCAGACCACGGCCCTGTCGTCGGTCTACGGCGTCGGCACGGACATCACCGTCACCAAGACCGTCGCGGCGGGCACCGGGGGCGGCCAGAGGTTCGCGTTCGGCTCGGGCGGTGGCTCGACCTCGACCTCCGGCGGCACGAGCAAAACGAACCTCTCGAAGAACAACCTGTCGGCCACGATGGGCACCGCGACCTACGCGTCGAGCGAGCTGGCCACGGTGCAGAAGGTCAGCGGCGTGAAGGCGGCGACGGCGACTCTGAATTTGACGGACAGCAGCTTCTCGGGGTCGGTGCAGAGTGCGCCGTCGTCGGGCTCCGGTCCGTCTAGCTCGTCGGGCACTTCGACGTCGCAGGGGGCAGGATCCGCCCCCACCGGTTCGGGCAGCACCTCGAGCGGCAGCAGCACGAGCACCGGCCAGGGCCCGAGCTCGTTCAGCGTCGACTCCTTCACCGTGACGGGCATCTCGACCGCGAGCACCACCGTCGGCCCGATGAGCGCCACGACTCTGACCAGCGGCCGCTACCTGACCTCCGCCGACGACGGCAAAGACGTGGTGGTGCTCGACTCGACCTACGCCAAGACCAACAGCCTCACCCTCGGCAAGACCGTCACGATCGGCAGCACGAAGTTCACCGTCGTCGGGCTGGTGAAGTCGACCTCGTCGTCGTCGTCGACCGCCGCCGACAGCTACATCCCCCTCGACACGGCGCAGACGGTCTCCGGTCTGACCGGCAAGATCTCGACCATCGACGTCACTGCCACGTCGTCGAACGACGTCGCCGACGTCAAGAGCGGCATCGAGAAGGTCTTCTCCGGCGCGACCGTGAGCACCGAGGCCGATCTCGCGTCGACCATCTCCGGTTCGCTGTCGACCGTGTCGAACCTCGTCTCGAAGCTCGGCACGTGGCTGTCGCTGCTCGTCCTCGTGGCCGCGTTCGCCATCGCGATCCTGTTCACCATCTCGGGCGTCAGCCGCCGCACCCGCGAGTTCGGCACGCTGAAGGCCATCGGCTGGTCGAACGGCCGCATCGTGCGGCAGGTGGCGGGCGAGTCGCTCGTCAACGGGCTGATCGGAGGCGTGATCGGCGCTGTCGTCGGCGTGGTCGGCATCCTGGTCATCAACGTCATCGCGCCCACCCTCTCGGCGGGCACGGCGACGGCGAGCCGGTCGACCGGAGGCCCCGGCGGCGCTGGTGGCACTGGCGGCCCCGGCGGCGCGCTCTCGTCGGCAGCCTCCACCGCGTCGAGCATCGCCCTGCACATCCCGTTGACGGCCGGCATCATCCTGCTCGCCGTCGGCCTCGCGATCCTCGGCGGGCTCATCGCCGGGGCGTTCGGCGGGTGGCGCGCCTCTCGGCTCCGCCCCGCGGCCGCCCTGCGGAGCGTCGCGTGA
- a CDS encoding ABC transporter ATP-binding protein has protein sequence MTDTTNLVTPLEPALAPVTAYTLRGVSKTYEQNKRTVTALDGVDLVIPAGQMVAIQGPTGGGKSTLLQMLGALDRPSGGSVTLGAHDLSTAGDRELARIRGAEIGFVFQSFNLIPTLSAAENVETAFATSELPRDERRRRSFAALESVGLGERGDHLPGELSGGQQQRVAIARALVKEPSVLLADEPTGALDEATRDEVMALLESVWRDRGLTLVIVTHDSAVAARAERRLLIKKGTVSEAR, from the coding sequence ATGACCGACACGACGAACCTCGTCACTCCCCTCGAACCGGCACTGGCTCCCGTCACCGCGTACACGCTTCGCGGCGTCAGCAAGACGTACGAGCAGAATAAGCGCACCGTCACGGCCCTCGACGGCGTCGACCTGGTGATCCCGGCCGGCCAGATGGTCGCGATCCAGGGCCCGACCGGCGGCGGCAAGTCGACGCTGCTGCAGATGCTCGGCGCGCTCGACCGGCCCTCGGGTGGCTCGGTCACGCTCGGCGCGCACGACCTCTCGACGGCCGGCGACCGCGAGTTGGCTCGCATCCGCGGCGCCGAGATCGGCTTCGTCTTCCAGAGCTTCAACCTGATCCCGACACTGTCGGCGGCCGAGAACGTCGAGACGGCGTTCGCGACCTCCGAGCTGCCTCGCGACGAACGGCGCCGGCGGTCGTTCGCAGCCCTCGAATCGGTCGGGCTCGGCGAGCGGGGCGACCATCTGCCCGGCGAGCTGTCGGGCGGCCAGCAGCAGCGCGTCGCCATCGCCCGGGCGCTCGTCAAGGAGCCCTCCGTGCTGCTGGCCGACGAGCCGACGGGCGCCCTCGACGAGGCCACTCGCGACGAGGTCATGGCCCTGCTCGAGAGCGTCTGGCGCGACCGCGGCCTGACGCTCGTCATCGTCACGCACGACTCGGCTGTGGCTGCGCGCGCCGAGCGTCGCCTCCTGATCAAGAAGGGCACTGTGTCCGAGGCGCGCTAG
- a CDS encoding TNT domain-containing protein, whose translation MAGVLLDVEPEDFVTSSSSASSAARAAASAGSRLRSALSGSTQMAGSDPAGLKWAAQYDQVAADAVRGLDSLETVLGQVSAGLAVTGLNYATADWLSAGHSGYAPGYSVPSLPGAICSSPPPSSAGGSRKSSIPGFEYVANFIGEMWPDGDTGKLHAAKSAWGSFADDLDSIRSGDITRIKSGLDGNHTPELPTIDSTITSIGTAAGKLADEARNLATACGKLATEIDHVHQQTEQVLNSLVEQLAATAAVGIGLTIFTAGLSDGAAALAGGGEIAAAVARILGFIAELGTNVARVVDDIAVSAGSIAKVAGISEQITIRVVTIAGKSVVTGVGGAFTNVGVQEIVDPGTDINAAAVQGFVGGAAFGVLADGARLAGTALGARDAAKAVETARVSDFKADIKSWSAARGSAGYKPYGDLGEKKWFKTYFQGFDSHGYAEWKWPDGWKGFLNGDSVPNQLQVGDRITRLSPVGRDGSFATDPGTAFEAMSLPPDRLAPNYVQTEYEVLKPLPPYVREGAIDPGFEQSGLGKQYFFPNKMKPLVNAGYLREAP comes from the coding sequence ATGGCCGGCGTGCTGCTCGACGTCGAGCCGGAGGACTTCGTCACCTCGTCGTCGAGCGCGTCGTCTGCGGCGCGTGCGGCAGCGTCCGCCGGCTCTCGCCTGCGGTCGGCCCTCTCGGGGTCGACGCAGATGGCCGGCTCCGACCCCGCCGGGCTGAAGTGGGCGGCGCAGTACGACCAGGTCGCCGCCGACGCCGTCCGGGGCCTCGACTCGCTCGAGACCGTCCTCGGCCAAGTCTCGGCAGGCCTTGCTGTCACCGGCCTGAACTACGCAACGGCCGATTGGCTCTCCGCCGGTCACTCGGGCTACGCGCCCGGCTACTCGGTGCCGTCGCTGCCTGGGGCCATCTGCTCGTCGCCTCCGCCGTCGTCGGCGGGCGGGTCGCGTAAGTCGTCGATCCCGGGGTTCGAGTACGTCGCGAACTTCATCGGCGAGATGTGGCCCGACGGCGACACCGGCAAGCTTCACGCGGCCAAATCCGCGTGGGGTTCCTTCGCCGACGACCTCGACTCGATCCGGTCGGGCGACATCACCCGCATCAAGTCGGGCCTCGACGGCAATCACACGCCCGAGCTGCCGACCATCGACTCGACCATCACGAGCATCGGCACCGCCGCCGGCAAACTTGCCGACGAGGCGCGCAACCTCGCGACGGCCTGCGGCAAGCTCGCCACCGAGATCGACCACGTCCACCAGCAGACCGAGCAGGTGCTGAACAGCCTGGTCGAGCAGCTCGCCGCGACCGCGGCCGTCGGAATCGGTCTGACGATCTTCACGGCCGGTCTGTCGGACGGCGCCGCGGCCCTCGCCGGCGGGGGAGAGATCGCGGCCGCGGTCGCTCGCATCCTGGGCTTCATCGCCGAGCTCGGCACGAACGTCGCCCGCGTCGTCGACGACATCGCGGTCTCGGCCGGCTCCATCGCCAAAGTCGCGGGCATCAGCGAGCAGATCACCATCCGCGTCGTCACCATCGCCGGCAAGAGCGTCGTGACCGGCGTCGGCGGGGCGTTCACCAACGTCGGCGTGCAAGAGATCGTCGACCCCGGCACCGACATCAACGCGGCCGCCGTCCAGGGCTTCGTCGGCGGTGCTGCCTTCGGCGTGCTCGCCGACGGCGCCAGGCTCGCCGGGACCGCGCTTGGTGCTCGCGACGCTGCGAAAGCCGTCGAGACCGCGCGGGTCAGTGATTTCAAGGCGGACATCAAGTCGTGGTCGGCAGCACGAGGTTCGGCGGGCTATAAGCCGTATGGTGACCTCGGCGAGAAAAAATGGTTCAAAACTTACTTTCAGGGTTTTGACTCGCACGGTTATGCCGAGTGGAAGTGGCCGGATGGGTGGAAGGGGTTCCTCAACGGCGATAGCGTCCCCAATCAGTTGCAGGTCGGTGACCGCATCACGAGGTTGAGCCCAGTCGGGCGGGACGGAAGTTTCGCGACAGACCCGGGGACGGCCTTTGAAGCTATGTCTCTTCCGCCTGACCGGCTGGCACCGAACTATGTGCAGACCGAGTACGAGGTCCTCAAACCCCTCCCGCCTTACGTGCGAGAAGGTGCCATCGACCCGGGTTTCGAGCAATCGGGCCTTGGAAAGCAGTATTTTTTCCCCAACAAGATGAAGCCGCTCGTGAACGCTGGTTACCTCAGGGAGGCCCCATGA
- a CDS encoding WXG100 family type VII secretion target — translation MARFHAEVAEIDQTVVTLAQMAEFCETLLAQIDLIKNTVSAEWTGEAASQFAALHAEWARGAASMNEGIQVMHRAASTSSSNYSAGHDASRGVWG, via the coding sequence ATGGCCCGCTTCCACGCGGAGGTCGCCGAGATCGACCAGACAGTGGTGACTCTCGCCCAGATGGCCGAGTTCTGCGAGACCCTGCTCGCCCAGATCGACCTGATCAAGAACACCGTCTCGGCCGAGTGGACGGGCGAGGCCGCTTCGCAGTTCGCCGCGCTCCATGCGGAGTGGGCTCGGGGCGCGGCGTCGATGAACGAGGGCATCCAGGTGATGCACCGGGCGGCGTCGACGTCGAGCAGCAACTACTCGGCGGGCCACGACGCCTCCCGGGGAGTGTGGGGCTGA
- a CDS encoding WXG100 family type VII secretion target, whose product MVDVRVSSEAVEQASSRVAAMVEEFAGRRALCEQTVTGLVSGPWTGAASTTFHEGWGEWAQGAAEVSEALSGIAALLAEASVQYAETEGHVTSASQSSAVVSATPAVRGSQRAGS is encoded by the coding sequence ATGGTCGATGTGCGGGTCTCGTCCGAGGCCGTCGAGCAGGCCTCGTCGCGCGTCGCGGCGATGGTCGAGGAGTTCGCCGGGAGGCGTGCTCTCTGCGAGCAGACCGTCACCGGCCTCGTCTCCGGGCCGTGGACGGGGGCCGCGTCGACGACCTTCCACGAGGGTTGGGGTGAGTGGGCCCAGGGGGCTGCCGAGGTCAGCGAGGCGCTGAGCGGCATCGCCGCCCTCCTCGCCGAGGCGTCGGTGCAGTACGCCGAGACCGAGGGGCACGTCACGAGCGCCTCGCAATCATCGGCCGTGGTCTCGGCGACGCCCGCTGTCCGCGGTTCACAGAGGGCAGGATCCTGA
- a CDS encoding WXG100 family type VII secretion target, translated as MPQYKVSSESLATTASQLQSGSSDVQSTLSHLRSLVESLGGEWEGSGSGAFNELYTEFNTAGLKLNESLAGIADLLSKAASYYAESEANVTNAFRS; from the coding sequence ATGCCTCAGTACAAAGTTTCTTCCGAGAGCCTCGCCACGACGGCTTCGCAGCTGCAGTCGGGCTCGAGCGACGTGCAGTCGACCCTGTCGCACCTGCGCAGCCTCGTCGAGAGCCTCGGCGGCGAGTGGGAGGGCTCCGGTTCGGGCGCCTTCAACGAGCTCTACACCGAGTTCAACACCGCCGGGCTCAAGCTCAACGAATCGCTCGCCGGCATCGCCGACCTGCTGTCGAAGGCGGCTTCGTACTACGCGGAGTCGGAGGCGAACGTCACCAACGCGTTCCGCAGCTAG